The following proteins are encoded in a genomic region of Burkholderia stabilis:
- the istB gene encoding IS21-like element ISBmu1 family helper ATPase IstB — protein sequence MNPSPELNSILKQLRLSGILDSLEQRNRQAIDGQLAYTEFLAMLLHDEVARREHKKLGTRLLRAGFAMGKTLETFDFDRLPTLNRSHVHDLATGRYLDEKVAILIAGPTGTGKSHLAQALGHCAARQGRDVLFISQTELLKRLNAARATGAYDRKFQQYARVPLLIVDDFALKPLRTPQDEDFHDLVAARYEHAATILTSNLDFGEWGAAFPDNRILGTATLDRLRHGAYRLVLEGDSYRTPKPMPDPPQNAVAKNGKKPQP from the coding sequence ATGAACCCGAGTCCCGAATTGAATTCCATCCTCAAACAGCTGCGCCTGTCCGGCATCCTCGACTCGCTTGAGCAGCGCAACCGTCAGGCGATCGACGGGCAGCTCGCCTATACCGAGTTCCTTGCCATGCTGCTGCACGACGAGGTTGCCCGTCGCGAACACAAGAAGCTCGGCACCCGTCTGCTGCGCGCCGGCTTCGCGATGGGCAAGACGCTCGAGACGTTCGACTTCGACCGGCTGCCTACGTTGAACCGCTCACACGTTCATGATCTCGCGACAGGCCGGTATCTCGACGAGAAGGTCGCGATCCTGATCGCCGGTCCAACCGGCACCGGCAAAAGCCACTTGGCCCAGGCGCTGGGCCACTGCGCCGCCCGCCAAGGCCGCGATGTGCTGTTCATCTCGCAGACCGAGCTGCTCAAGCGATTGAACGCCGCGCGCGCCACCGGCGCCTATGACCGCAAGTTCCAGCAGTACGCCCGGGTGCCGCTGCTGATCGTCGATGACTTCGCGCTCAAACCGCTACGTACCCCGCAGGACGAGGACTTCCACGATCTCGTCGCGGCCCGCTACGAGCACGCGGCGACCATCCTGACGTCGAATCTCGACTTCGGTGAATGGGGCGCCGCGTTCCCCGACAACCGCATCCTCGGCACCGCCACACTCGACCGACTACGCCACGGCGCCTACCGGCTCGTCCTCGAGGGCGACAGTTACCGCACCCCGAAACCG
- the istA gene encoding IS21 family transposase codes for MFEYRQVLVRMRQGDSDRDIARGGLMGRKKLTTVRREAEARSWLDPVQPLPDDATIAGVFGRTPHLPHTCVSTVEPYREQVREWLAAGVQGTTIHAALQRNHGYAGSYCAVKRMLRHLAAERSVATTTILDFAPADAAQVDFGAGPVLTVEGIAVRTWIFVMTLCWSRHQYAEIVLDQTVETWLASHRRAFEWFGGCPDRVIIDNAKCAIIRACRYEPAVQRSYAALAEGYGFRIDACPPHDPQKKGVVESGVKYVKKSFVPLREFRDLADANRQLREWVMQQAGTRIHGTVHERPLTRFGVERPLLAALPDVPPVLSVWKEVAVHRDGHVVYKHALYSAPFTLVGKSLWLKATDTVIQLFHRHELVATHPRQRAGGRHTVRDHQPPEAQAWLEHDPQWCLARAKEIGPSCHGVILALFNDKVLVNLRGAQGIIRLRQKVGDQRLEAACERALAFSSAKYSTIKGILDKGLDSEPVPRPASAPTGAYQNGGRFGRDLQSLLIH; via the coding sequence TTGTTTGAATACCGCCAAGTCCTTGTCCGCATGCGGCAAGGCGATTCTGACCGCGACATCGCGCGCGGCGGTTTGATGGGGCGCAAGAAGCTGACGACCGTGCGCCGCGAGGCTGAAGCGCGTAGTTGGCTGGATCCGGTGCAGCCGCTGCCGGACGACGCTACGATCGCGGGTGTCTTCGGGCGCACGCCGCACCTGCCGCACACCTGTGTGTCGACGGTTGAGCCATATCGCGAACAGGTCCGCGAATGGCTTGCCGCCGGCGTTCAGGGCACCACGATCCATGCCGCCCTTCAACGCAATCATGGCTACGCCGGCAGCTATTGTGCCGTGAAGCGCATGCTGCGCCATCTGGCTGCCGAGCGCAGCGTGGCCACCACAACGATCCTCGACTTCGCACCGGCCGACGCCGCGCAGGTCGACTTCGGCGCGGGACCCGTGCTGACGGTCGAGGGCATTGCGGTCCGGACGTGGATCTTCGTGATGACGTTGTGCTGGTCGCGCCACCAGTATGCCGAGATCGTGCTGGACCAGACCGTCGAGACGTGGCTCGCCAGCCACCGGCGCGCCTTCGAATGGTTCGGCGGCTGTCCCGACCGGGTCATCATCGATAACGCGAAGTGCGCGATCATCCGGGCGTGTCGATACGAGCCGGCGGTGCAACGCTCGTACGCCGCGCTTGCCGAGGGATATGGATTCCGGATCGACGCCTGTCCGCCGCACGATCCCCAGAAGAAGGGCGTCGTCGAATCGGGCGTCAAATACGTCAAGAAGTCCTTCGTGCCGCTGCGCGAGTTCCGGGATCTGGCCGACGCCAACCGGCAACTGCGCGAATGGGTGATGCAGCAGGCCGGCACTCGTATCCACGGCACCGTCCACGAACGGCCGCTGACGCGCTTCGGCGTCGAGCGCCCGTTGCTCGCTGCATTGCCGGACGTGCCGCCGGTACTGTCGGTCTGGAAGGAGGTGGCGGTCCATCGCGACGGCCACGTCGTCTACAAGCACGCGCTGTACTCTGCACCGTTCACGCTCGTCGGCAAGTCGCTCTGGCTGAAGGCGACCGATACGGTCATCCAGCTGTTCCATCGGCATGAACTCGTCGCAACCCATCCGCGGCAGCGGGCCGGCGGTCGCCACACGGTGCGAGATCACCAGCCGCCCGAAGCGCAGGCCTGGCTCGAGCACGATCCGCAGTGGTGTCTGGCGCGCGCGAAGGAGATCGGGCCGTCGTGCCACGGCGTGATCCTCGCGCTGTTCAACGACAAGGTGCTCGTCAACCTGCGCGGCGCGCAGGGGATCATCCGGCTGCGACAGAAAGTCGGCGATCAGAGGCTGGAAGCAGCCTGCGAGCGTGCGCTCGCGTTCAGCAGCGCGAAGTACAGCACCATCAAGGGCATCCTCGACAAAGGCCTGGACAGCGAACCGGTGCCGCGTCCCGCGTCGGCCCCGACTGGCGCTTACCAGAACGGCGGCCGCTTCGGCCGTGATCTCCAATCCCTGCTGATCCACTGA
- a CDS encoding tyrosine-type recombinase/integrase produces MTRNSVDSILQKTVSRASGTCPALSEKHVSPHVARHTTAMNLVQLGVDMSVIALWLGHEHLDTRNIYMAADLALKEMVLNWLQSAGQTALRFRATDKVMAFLESL; encoded by the coding sequence CTGACGCGCAACAGCGTAGACTCAATCCTGCAAAAAACCGTATCGCGCGCGTCCGGCACTTGTCCTGCCTTGAGTGAGAAACACGTCTCGCCCCATGTCGCCCGGCACACGACGGCCATGAATCTAGTGCAGTTGGGTGTCGACATGAGCGTGATCGCGCTTTGGCTCGGACATGAGCATCTCGACACGAGGAACATCTACATGGCAGCCGATCTCGCCCTGAAGGAGATGGTGCTGAATTGGCTTCAGTCGGCGGGGCAAACCGCTCTGCGGTTTCGAGCGACCGACAAGGTGATGGCGTTCCTCGAGAGCCTGTAA
- a CDS encoding AAA family ATPase has translation MSEASNEQEQGHMLGGKTGAASAFWFVGASFGASKDQTARFLEEGIWEVHTPTSRESADVNAMRVGDRIAIKAAYVRKRNLPFDIRDQSVSVMGIKAIGTVISNEGNGYQVGVQWTAVEPVREWFFYTYRPTIWRVLPDTWKAEALIRFTFDNEPQDFERFLQSPYWRDRYGVGDEAHQPFRWTGFFQAIADALRAYRSNRSVLVAGLQDIASRVDVLDYLNKDRLPDSQRGFVRDICPFTVMGSFNRGITDINRKQLADELARFLGVSEPVPASFEGVPLLNNLKSWYFPFEDERPVEQIDQLWDVFAAAIDYAESDDDTGRERFAKAFDQVNGKPGVGWNLTMGLFWIRPWSFPTLDGNSRRLIREKLLAEISTSGPNHRCSATDYLALIDTLERRFQEPDYAVHSFPDLSQQAWVYQPAGGGPRGIREDADGEGNEGADVISESLVPDRPIVPYAVDDIFREGCFVERATVERLLQRLEQKKNLVLQGPPGTGKTWLARRLAFALIGEKNDSRVRRVQFHPNLSYEDFVRGWRPTGDGKLALVEGVFMEAAHAALRAPDQKFVVVIEEINRGNPAQIFGELLTLLEAGKRTPNEAIELCYPDADGKRRPVHIPDNLYVIGTMNLADRSLALVDMALRRRFAFAELEPQLGPVWRQWVTRQVKMDVSLAGAIELRFEALNRTIANDPRLGEHFRLGHSYVTPTEVLEAGSTRQWFIDVVDTEIRPLLDEYWFDTPDEARKAVEQLLHDW, from the coding sequence GTGTCAGAAGCTTCAAACGAACAGGAACAAGGGCATATGCTTGGTGGTAAGACAGGGGCAGCGTCGGCGTTCTGGTTCGTCGGCGCGAGTTTCGGCGCGTCAAAGGATCAGACGGCTCGCTTCCTCGAAGAGGGCATATGGGAAGTCCATACGCCAACTAGCCGGGAATCTGCCGATGTCAACGCCATGCGTGTCGGGGACCGCATCGCCATCAAGGCAGCCTATGTCCGCAAGCGCAACCTGCCGTTCGACATCCGCGACCAGTCTGTTTCTGTCATGGGCATCAAGGCCATCGGGACCGTGATCAGCAATGAAGGAAACGGCTATCAGGTCGGTGTGCAATGGACCGCCGTTGAGCCGGTGCGAGAGTGGTTCTTCTACACTTACCGCCCGACGATTTGGCGCGTGCTCCCTGACACTTGGAAAGCTGAAGCGCTGATCCGCTTCACCTTCGACAACGAACCGCAGGACTTTGAGCGCTTCTTGCAGTCGCCATACTGGCGCGACCGCTATGGTGTTGGTGACGAGGCGCATCAACCCTTCCGCTGGACAGGCTTCTTCCAAGCCATCGCCGACGCTCTGCGCGCCTATCGGTCGAATCGCAGCGTGCTGGTAGCCGGCCTGCAAGACATCGCGAGCCGCGTTGATGTGTTGGACTATTTGAACAAGGATCGGCTCCCGGACAGCCAGAGAGGTTTCGTGCGCGATATCTGTCCGTTCACAGTAATGGGCAGCTTCAACCGGGGCATCACGGACATCAACCGCAAGCAACTGGCCGACGAGCTGGCCCGGTTCCTTGGCGTATCCGAGCCGGTGCCTGCGTCGTTCGAAGGGGTACCGCTACTGAACAACCTCAAGTCCTGGTATTTTCCTTTCGAAGACGAGCGCCCAGTCGAGCAGATCGATCAGCTTTGGGACGTGTTCGCTGCGGCCATCGACTATGCGGAGTCTGACGACGACACTGGGCGCGAGCGTTTCGCCAAAGCGTTCGACCAAGTCAACGGCAAACCAGGCGTTGGCTGGAACCTCACGATGGGCCTTTTCTGGATTCGTCCATGGTCGTTTCCTACACTGGACGGCAATTCGCGTCGCCTGATCCGGGAAAAGCTGCTCGCCGAGATCAGCACCAGTGGGCCAAATCACCGCTGCAGCGCCACCGACTATCTCGCGCTGATCGATACTCTGGAACGGCGCTTCCAGGAACCGGACTACGCCGTACATTCGTTCCCCGATCTATCTCAACAGGCTTGGGTCTATCAACCGGCCGGTGGAGGGCCGCGAGGCATCAGAGAGGACGCTGATGGCGAGGGTAACGAAGGAGCCGACGTGATCTCAGAATCCCTCGTTCCGGACCGGCCGATTGTGCCGTATGCCGTCGACGACATTTTCAGGGAAGGCTGCTTCGTCGAACGGGCGACGGTAGAGCGCCTGCTCCAGAGGCTCGAGCAGAAAAAGAACCTCGTCTTGCAGGGGCCGCCTGGTACCGGCAAGACTTGGCTCGCCAGGCGTCTCGCGTTTGCGCTGATTGGCGAGAAGAACGACAGCAGAGTTCGACGCGTGCAGTTCCACCCCAATCTCTCCTATGAAGATTTCGTGCGGGGCTGGCGACCCACCGGCGACGGCAAACTTGCGCTGGTGGAAGGTGTATTCATGGAAGCGGCCCATGCCGCTCTGCGCGCGCCGGATCAAAAATTCGTCGTCGTCATCGAGGAAATCAATCGCGGCAATCCGGCACAGATCTTCGGCGAATTGTTGACCCTGCTCGAAGCCGGCAAGCGGACGCCAAATGAAGCCATCGAACTCTGCTATCCAGACGCGGATGGCAAGCGCCGCCCAGTGCATATTCCTGACAACCTCTACGTCATCGGCACGATGAATTTGGCCGACCGCTCGCTCGCACTGGTCGACATGGCGCTGCGCCGCCGCTTCGCGTTCGCCGAACTTGAACCCCAGCTTGGCCCGGTATGGCGGCAATGGGTCACCAGGCAAGTGAAGATGGATGTATCGCTTGCTGGCGCCATCGAGTTGCGCTTCGAAGCGCTCAATCGCACCATTGCAAATGACCCGAGGCTCGGCGAGCATTTTCGCCTGGGACATAGCTATGTGACGCCAACGGAAGTGCTCGAAGCCGGTTCCACACGCCAATGGTTCATTGACGTGGTCGACACTGAGATTCGTCCGTTGCTGGACGAATATTGGTTCGACACACCGGACGAAGCGCGCAAGGCGGTTGAGCAACTGTTACACGACTGGTGA
- the mcrC gene encoding 5-methylcytosine-specific restriction endonuclease system specificity protein McrC: protein MATAPERADGAPDVASSGMIGRIPVRNLWLLMLYASDLYRAHGTRFVDIEDNPDDLADLVAELLIHTVEQRQRRQLNTGYRAYEAILNRVRGRIDVLTTERQQLLARGSVACRFEVLTIDTPRNRYVRGALEHIARNVSPSRARRCIALANHLKMAGVSGAVPTRAQMSTEHFCRNDQDDRLMVDTAKLAFDLALPTEAAGSRAMPIPDREATWVRKLFEKAVGGFYRINLAEDSWRVRAGTVHQWRLTGKTEGIHNILPKMETDIMLDHVPTRRRIIIDTKFTSIVTKSRFREEVLKSGYVYQMYAYIFSQKGRGDPHADSAAGLLLHPSVHAHVDELAIIQDHAVRFGTVDLAAHPRAIKAQLLRFADPDGYVIA, encoded by the coding sequence ATGGCAACCGCGCCGGAAAGGGCTGACGGCGCCCCAGATGTAGCCAGCAGCGGGATGATAGGGCGCATTCCCGTACGCAACCTGTGGTTGTTGATGCTATACGCGTCCGATTTGTATCGCGCGCATGGGACAAGGTTTGTCGATATTGAAGACAATCCCGATGACCTAGCGGACCTCGTCGCCGAATTGCTAATCCACACGGTGGAACAACGACAACGCCGCCAACTCAATACAGGTTATCGAGCCTACGAGGCGATACTGAACCGCGTGCGCGGCCGCATCGACGTGCTGACGACCGAGAGACAACAACTGCTTGCGCGCGGCAGCGTAGCGTGCCGCTTCGAGGTGCTGACGATCGACACCCCACGCAACCGTTACGTCCGCGGTGCGCTGGAGCATATCGCACGCAACGTCAGCCCCAGTCGCGCCCGCAGGTGTATTGCGCTGGCGAACCATCTGAAGATGGCTGGCGTGTCAGGTGCGGTTCCTACGCGCGCACAAATGAGTACCGAGCATTTCTGCCGAAACGATCAGGACGACCGCCTGATGGTGGACACCGCGAAGCTGGCCTTCGACCTCGCGCTGCCGACGGAAGCCGCCGGATCACGCGCGATGCCGATTCCTGATCGCGAGGCGACATGGGTACGTAAGCTTTTCGAGAAAGCCGTCGGCGGCTTCTATCGGATCAATCTTGCGGAAGACAGCTGGCGCGTGAGAGCCGGCACTGTCCATCAATGGCGACTGACGGGCAAGACCGAAGGTATCCACAATATCCTTCCGAAGATGGAGACCGATATCATGCTCGATCATGTCCCCACCCGGCGCCGCATCATTATCGACACCAAATTCACATCGATTGTCACAAAGAGCCGGTTTCGCGAGGAGGTGCTCAAGAGTGGTTACGTCTACCAGATGTACGCCTATATCTTCTCGCAAAAGGGGCGAGGAGATCCCCATGCCGACAGTGCGGCCGGTTTGCTGTTGCATCCATCGGTCCATGCCCATGTCGACGAGCTCGCCATCATCCAGGATCATGCCGTTCGCTTCGGCACCGTCGATCTGGCCGCGCATCCCAGAGCGATCAAGGCGCAACTGTTGCGCTTCGCCGACCCTGATGGATATGTCATTGCCTAG
- a CDS encoding LysR family transcriptional regulator has protein sequence MKINTLRCFIHVATSGSFIMTARRFGIPQSTVTRQIAALEAELGHQLLLRHTRAVALTEAGARYLAEIQPAVEMIDAAADGLMSADAPLSGIIRLNAPVSLGTMYVAPLLEMFQEKHPSISVELILTDRFVDPVQERADITFRIGKLSDSGMIARTLGAQEYLLCASPAYLTKMGHPNSPNDLQAHNCLLYKGQFADQRWYFRSAGSQQRVAHDVTGNFKSNNAEALLNGALNGRGIVLFPSWIYGTQTLSEQLLIPLLREWDPADESEPHEIHLLYPQGRLRSRKVKALSEFLCEQIGSPPAWNVQV, from the coding sequence ATGAAAATCAATACGTTACGATGCTTCATTCATGTTGCGACGAGCGGCAGCTTCATCATGACGGCGCGACGGTTCGGCATTCCCCAGTCGACGGTGACGCGACAGATTGCAGCGCTTGAAGCAGAGCTTGGTCACCAACTTCTTTTGCGCCACACAAGGGCGGTTGCACTGACAGAAGCGGGCGCGCGATACCTTGCGGAAATTCAGCCGGCAGTGGAGATGATTGATGCCGCGGCCGATGGCTTGATGAGCGCGGATGCCCCGCTCAGTGGAATAATCCGGCTGAACGCACCTGTAAGTCTTGGAACGATGTATGTCGCTCCCTTGCTGGAAATGTTCCAGGAGAAGCATCCGTCGATTTCCGTGGAACTGATCCTGACAGACAGGTTCGTCGATCCAGTACAAGAGCGCGCTGACATCACATTCCGCATTGGGAAGCTATCTGACTCCGGAATGATTGCACGGACATTGGGAGCACAGGAGTACCTCCTCTGTGCCAGCCCAGCATATCTCACCAAAATGGGCCATCCAAATTCTCCGAACGATCTTCAAGCGCACAATTGCCTGCTCTACAAAGGGCAGTTTGCGGACCAGCGATGGTACTTCCGCAGCGCCGGCTCACAACAACGAGTCGCACACGATGTAACGGGAAACTTCAAAAGCAATAACGCCGAAGCACTTTTGAACGGAGCGCTCAACGGGCGAGGAATCGTTCTTTTTCCGTCTTGGATCTATGGCACACAAACTCTCTCGGAGCAGCTTCTCATACCACTGCTCAGAGAGTGGGATCCGGCTGACGAATCAGAGCCACACGAAATTCACCTTCTGTATCCTCAAGGTCGTCTACGGTCGAGAAAGGTGAAAGCACTTTCAGAATTCCTTTGCGAGCAAATCGGTTCGCCGCCCGCATGGAACGTTCAAGTGTGA
- a CDS encoding alkene reductase, translating into MAKLFETFNLSGITLQNRVVMAPMTRSRASSDIATESIALYYTQRATAGLIVSEGTPISREGQGYLFIPGIFTREQIDGWRLTTQSVHAVGGRIFAQIWHVGRVSHPSIQTNDQPPVSASSKIAEGATAFGYDQDGQPAFVPTTVPHQLSTEEVPRVVEDFANAAANAVEAGFDGVEIHGANGYLFEQFLNPKVNDRRDRYSADTMENRLRFTLDVLDAVVARIGRERVGIRLSPYGRLFDMRHYDEIDETYTALVAALGERGIAYVHIMDQSGFAAAETIKMAGESVSDRIQQLLKAFRKTLPETALILAGGMTKERAEALIADGTVDLAGFGQPFISNPDLVARLKNGWALTDPDRSTYYGGDSRGLIDYSPFVEA; encoded by the coding sequence ATGGCTAAGCTGTTCGAAACATTCAACCTGTCCGGCATCACTCTGCAAAATCGCGTCGTCATGGCGCCCATGACGCGCTCGCGCGCTTCGAGCGATATCGCGACCGAATCGATTGCCCTTTACTACACGCAACGAGCCACCGCAGGACTCATCGTGAGCGAAGGCACGCCCATTTCAAGAGAAGGCCAAGGATATCTTTTCATTCCTGGGATCTTTACCCGCGAGCAAATCGACGGCTGGCGACTGACGACCCAGTCGGTCCATGCCGTGGGCGGTCGCATCTTCGCGCAGATCTGGCATGTGGGGCGCGTGTCCCACCCTTCGATTCAAACGAATGATCAACCGCCTGTCAGCGCGAGCTCAAAAATTGCCGAAGGCGCAACTGCGTTTGGTTACGATCAGGACGGCCAGCCGGCATTTGTTCCGACCACCGTGCCACACCAGCTCTCAACGGAAGAAGTGCCGCGCGTTGTAGAGGATTTTGCGAATGCCGCGGCTAATGCGGTCGAAGCTGGGTTCGACGGGGTAGAGATTCACGGTGCTAATGGTTATCTCTTTGAGCAATTCCTGAACCCGAAAGTCAATGATCGCAGAGATCGCTATTCCGCCGATACAATGGAGAATCGCCTAAGATTCACTCTTGACGTGCTAGATGCTGTCGTCGCTAGGATCGGACGCGAGCGTGTCGGTATCCGTCTTTCACCCTATGGGCGGCTCTTCGATATGCGGCACTACGACGAAATTGATGAAACGTACACTGCGCTGGTTGCAGCGCTGGGCGAGCGCGGCATTGCGTACGTTCACATTATGGATCAGTCCGGTTTCGCAGCGGCGGAAACGATTAAAATGGCCGGGGAGTCCGTCTCTGATCGTATTCAACAACTGCTCAAGGCTTTCCGCAAGACTCTGCCGGAGACTGCACTTATCCTCGCTGGCGGAATGACCAAAGAGCGCGCAGAAGCCCTTATCGCGGATGGAACGGTCGATCTCGCAGGATTCGGTCAGCCGTTTATCTCGAACCCCGATCTCGTAGCGCGATTGAAAAATGGGTGGGCACTAACCGATCCTGATCGTTCCACGTACTATGGCGGCGATTCACGAGGTCTGATTGATTACTCTCCGTTCGTGGAGGCCTAG
- a CDS encoding spinster family MFS transporter — protein sequence MLLLVYALNWIDRQIIGILVIPIKHELGLTDTQLGTLGGVAFAIFYAGLGIPIAWLADRKSRTWIITISLGLWSLFTALCGTATNFWHMFAYRMGVGVGEAGGVAPSFALITDYFPKHLRSRAIAIYAFGIPIGSAAGIMLGGWIANAVNWRTAFIVVGLAGLLLTPIFRVLVREPVRAVEGRTSTLETAAPPSLSAIVALLVRKPSFLFLAFGSSLASLMNYGLVFWLPAFFSRTFGLGLTTISMGYGTVVLVSGVLGVWLGGWLGDRFGPDNPAAHVRVGAAMLAAAVPFYIAGLMMPSAFVALLLFVVPAALSYVWFSPIISSIQLLAPPPARATASACFLFINNLIGVGLGSLILGALSDAMRAHFGEQSLRYSILCGLTLYVVSSILFAAATRYVNRDCVRESERYDDPTTSSPACDSVDVDLPGKAARLLE from the coding sequence ATGCTGCTGCTGGTGTACGCACTGAACTGGATAGACCGGCAGATCATCGGGATCCTCGTCATTCCGATCAAGCACGAACTCGGATTGACGGACACGCAATTGGGCACCTTGGGTGGTGTAGCGTTCGCAATCTTCTATGCCGGTCTTGGGATTCCTATTGCCTGGCTGGCGGATCGCAAAAGCCGCACCTGGATCATCACGATCTCGCTCGGACTGTGGAGCCTCTTCACCGCGCTGTGCGGCACAGCGACAAATTTCTGGCACATGTTTGCGTACCGTATGGGCGTGGGTGTCGGGGAGGCCGGCGGCGTTGCACCATCATTCGCATTGATCACCGACTACTTCCCAAAGCACCTACGTAGTCGTGCTATCGCTATCTATGCGTTCGGCATTCCGATCGGGTCGGCCGCAGGCATCATGCTTGGGGGCTGGATCGCCAATGCCGTCAACTGGCGCACCGCATTCATCGTGGTCGGGTTGGCGGGACTGCTGTTGACACCAATATTTCGCGTGTTAGTGCGCGAACCTGTGCGCGCCGTCGAGGGGCGGACGTCCACGCTCGAAACTGCTGCCCCTCCGAGCCTCAGCGCGATCGTGGCATTGCTTGTACGTAAGCCAAGCTTTCTGTTTCTAGCGTTCGGTTCATCCCTCGCATCGTTGATGAATTACGGGTTGGTGTTTTGGCTGCCGGCATTTTTCAGCCGAACCTTCGGCCTGGGCCTCACCACTATCTCAATGGGCTATGGCACTGTCGTCCTCGTCAGCGGTGTGCTGGGCGTGTGGCTGGGTGGCTGGCTCGGAGACCGCTTCGGCCCCGACAATCCGGCCGCGCATGTCCGCGTCGGCGCAGCTATGTTGGCGGCGGCTGTACCGTTCTATATCGCCGGATTGATGATGCCATCCGCATTCGTCGCGCTTCTGTTGTTCGTCGTTCCCGCCGCGCTGTCCTACGTTTGGTTTAGCCCGATCATCTCGTCGATCCAACTGCTCGCGCCTCCGCCAGCACGCGCTACCGCCTCTGCATGCTTTTTGTTCATCAACAATCTGATCGGCGTCGGACTCGGAAGCCTGATTCTTGGCGCCTTGTCGGACGCGATGCGCGCACATTTCGGCGAGCAATCATTGCGCTACTCCATCTTGTGCGGTCTTACGCTCTATGTAGTTTCCTCGATTCTCTTTGCCGCTGCGACGCGCTACGTCAATCGCGACTGTGTCAGAGAAAGCGAGCGATACGATGACCCCACTACGTCTTCTCCGGCATGCGACAGTGTCGACGTGGATCTGCCTGGCAAGGCGGCACGATTGCTCGAGTAA
- a CDS encoding enoyl-CoA hydratase/isomerase family protein, protein MSEDVVLYQSVDGVAIVTINRSAKKNAINRAVAKGLEEAWRRFELGGERVAVLTGADGDFTAGIDIGEPPTTSNWAPNLAVPISKPVIAAVEGWCIGAGMIMLQQADLCIAASSARFRYPEARIGLTRGFAVGLAAKVPHKLAMEILLRGAVVSAGDAHRVGLVNRVVEPGQSLALALDWAREIAAADPHAVAYIKAGVDATVPRGAAEHAERVRWLTEQVPANRRLLAGEISIAQLKEV, encoded by the coding sequence ATGTCTGAGGATGTGGTTTTGTATCAATCAGTCGACGGTGTTGCGATCGTCACGATCAATCGGTCGGCCAAGAAGAACGCAATCAATCGTGCTGTCGCGAAAGGGCTCGAGGAAGCGTGGCGACGGTTTGAGCTCGGTGGGGAGCGTGTAGCGGTGTTGACCGGGGCGGATGGTGATTTCACGGCAGGAATTGATATTGGTGAACCGCCGACGACGTCGAACTGGGCGCCGAACCTCGCGGTGCCGATAAGCAAACCTGTGATCGCTGCAGTGGAAGGATGGTGTATCGGTGCCGGGATGATCATGCTTCAACAGGCGGACCTCTGTATTGCCGCGTCGTCAGCGCGCTTTCGCTATCCCGAGGCGCGTATCGGACTAACGCGGGGTTTCGCAGTGGGTCTTGCCGCTAAGGTTCCGCACAAGCTGGCGATGGAAATTCTGTTGCGGGGTGCTGTCGTGAGTGCTGGCGACGCGCATCGAGTCGGCCTGGTGAACCGCGTGGTCGAGCCTGGACAATCGCTTGCCTTGGCGCTCGACTGGGCTCGTGAAATCGCTGCGGCCGATCCCCATGCGGTGGCATATATCAAAGCAGGTGTCGATGCCACTGTGCCGCGCGGCGCGGCCGAGCATGCGGAGCGAGTGCGTTGGTTGACCGAACAGGTACCTGCCAATCGTCGCCTGCTGGCCGGCGAGATTTCAATTGCTCAGTTGAAGGAGGTGTGA